A single window of Methanosphaera sp. DNA harbors:
- a CDS encoding amino acid-binding protein, whose translation MWAKLIEKFDKYPSQQKVVKKLLQLGLKVENDKIYCDDVEINVSSLAKTLKTDRRVVVSTIKNIQNDEQLQNIFQNLKPSGPLLSNIASELRLGVIEIEGQGKKSGILSEVTKILADEKVSIRQAYVSDPEIDPIPHIMIITDKPVEGKLINHLIKIDGVSKVSLY comes from the coding sequence ATGTGGGCAAAACTAATAGAAAAATTCGACAAATACCCATCCCAACAAAAAGTAGTAAAAAAACTACTTCAACTAGGATTAAAAGTAGAAAATGATAAAATATACTGTGATGATGTAGAAATAAACGTATCATCACTAGCAAAAACACTAAAAACAGACAGACGAGTAGTAGTATCAACAATAAAAAACATACAAAACGATGAACAGCTACAAAATATATTCCAAAACCTAAAACCATCAGGACCACTATTATCAAACATAGCATCAGAATTAAGACTTGGAGTAATAGAAATAGAAGGACAAGGAAAAAAATCAGGAATACTAAGTGAGGTAACAAAAATACTAGCAGATGAAAAAGTAAGTATAAGACAAGCATATGTAAGTGATCCAGAAATAGATCCAATACCACACATAATGATAATAACAGACAAACCAGTAGAAGGAAAACTAATAAATCACCTAATAAAAATAGATGGAGTGTCAAAAGTATCATTATACTAA